One Parcubacteria group bacterium DNA window includes the following coding sequences:
- a CDS encoding penicillin-binding protein, with product MRKRRFFLKNTLLVLFAIGLFSTGGLLLWASTLQIPDLETFDERRVVETTKIYDRTGEVLLYEANQDIQRTSVPFDLISRHLKNATVAIEDAEFYDHSGIKPTAILRAVIVNIFSLGFEQGGSTITQQVVKNSLLTSKKTIPRKLKEWVLALKIEGVMTKEEILELYLNEAPYGGSIYGVEEASRAFFNKGAEELSLNEAAYLASLPQAPTYYSPYGNNREALDQRKDIVLGRMLELGFITEEEHAGAKGVVASFEPAATLGIRAPHFVFYVLEQLEGTYGRERVENGGFRVITTLDYGLQEKAEEIVRRYAEENVIKFKATNAGLIAIDPKTGQVLVMVGSKNYFAEDIDGNFNVTTKPNRQPGSAFKPFVYATALEKGYTADTVVFDLPTQFSTECDAKGKPLSPDVKEETCYMPQNYDEKFRGPITFRDALAQSINVPAVKVLYLSGLQDSLKTARNMGITSLNDPNRYGLTLVLGGGEVSLIEMTSAYSVFANKGVRNPHYSIIEVRDGNGEMLESSTPKPKQVLSPEIAGTITDILSDNKARTPAFGASSPLYFPGRDVAAKTGTTNDSRDAWIIGYTPNIAVGAWVGNNDNSEMVKSVAGFIVAPMWNAFMKTALEKLPDEPFASVSYDYPDGFKPVLRGVWQGGETYTIDTVSGNLATAHTPEETRREVVLTDVHSILYWLNKGDPRGPRPAFPEEDSQFLLWEEPVLLWAAGLGLAKEASPSIPQKYDEVHKPEYAPSLAVFGLDETTYHKRNERVSFAVTGSGAHTLSRVDLFINNTYVGMSDRAPFQFSFVPGNVSGLKNENKLTLVGYDTVKNKGVREFVFLVED from the coding sequence ATGCGAAAACGAAGGTTTTTTCTCAAAAACACACTCTTGGTCTTGTTCGCCATCGGCCTTTTTTCTACCGGTGGTCTTTTGTTGTGGGCTTCAACCCTGCAAATTCCTGATCTCGAAACGTTTGATGAGCGGCGCGTTGTTGAAACAACAAAAATATACGATCGAACTGGTGAGGTGCTCCTTTACGAGGCCAACCAAGACATTCAGCGCACAAGTGTGCCTTTTGACCTCATTTCTCGGCACCTCAAAAACGCAACGGTCGCTATTGAAGATGCTGAGTTCTATGATCACTCGGGCATAAAACCGACAGCGATACTTCGAGCTGTTATTGTAAATATTTTTTCCTTGGGGTTCGAACAGGGAGGTTCTACAATTACGCAACAGGTTGTTAAGAACTCTTTGCTTACCTCAAAAAAGACCATACCAAGAAAACTCAAGGAGTGGGTGCTCGCACTTAAAATTGAGGGTGTGATGACAAAAGAGGAGATCCTCGAGCTTTACCTGAACGAAGCACCCTACGGAGGAAGCATCTACGGAGTTGAGGAGGCAAGCAGGGCGTTCTTTAACAAGGGGGCTGAAGAACTCTCCTTGAATGAGGCGGCCTACCTGGCCTCTCTTCCGCAGGCGCCAACATACTACTCCCCTTACGGAAACAACCGGGAGGCTCTTGATCAACGAAAGGATATCGTCCTCGGGCGCATGCTTGAGCTCGGTTTTATAACTGAGGAAGAACATGCGGGGGCAAAGGGCGTCGTCGCGTCCTTTGAACCAGCCGCAACCCTCGGCATTCGTGCTCCGCATTTTGTTTTTTATGTCCTTGAGCAGTTGGAGGGAACGTACGGGCGCGAGCGAGTAGAAAATGGTGGGTTTCGTGTAATCACGACACTTGATTACGGCCTACAAGAAAAGGCCGAGGAAATCGTACGTCGTTACGCTGAAGAAAACGTTATAAAGTTTAAAGCAACAAACGCCGGGCTTATTGCTATTGACCCAAAAACTGGGCAGGTCCTTGTTATGGTGGGCTCAAAAAACTACTTCGCGGAAGACATCGATGGCAATTTTAATGTAACAACAAAGCCAAATCGACAGCCCGGGTCAGCCTTTAAGCCGTTTGTGTACGCAACGGCCCTAGAAAAGGGGTATACAGCCGATACGGTCGTCTTTGACCTCCCGACGCAGTTTAGTACCGAATGTGATGCAAAAGGAAAGCCCCTCAGTCCGGATGTTAAGGAAGAGACGTGTTACATGCCCCAAAACTATGATGAGAAGTTTCGTGGACCAATAACATTCCGAGATGCACTCGCCCAGTCAATCAACGTTCCTGCGGTTAAGGTATTGTATCTCTCTGGTTTGCAAGACTCTCTTAAAACTGCCCGAAATATGGGCATCACAAGCCTGAACGATCCAAATCGCTACGGACTTACTTTGGTCCTTGGTGGTGGCGAGGTGTCGCTCATTGAGATGACGAGTGCGTATTCGGTCTTTGCAAATAAGGGGGTTCGGAACCCACACTACAGCATCATTGAGGTAAGAGACGGAAATGGGGAAATGCTTGAGTCGTCAACTCCAAAACCCAAGCAGGTCTTGTCCCCCGAGATTGCTGGGACAATCACTGATATTCTTTCGGACAATAAAGCAAGGACACCCGCTTTCGGTGCCTCTTCCCCACTTTATTTTCCAGGAAGAGACGTGGCCGCGAAAACTGGTACAACGAACGATTCTCGCGACGCCTGGATTATTGGGTACACACCCAATATAGCTGTTGGTGCGTGGGTTGGAAACAACGACAACAGTGAAATGGTGAAAAGTGTTGCTGGGTTTATTGTTGCGCCGATGTGGAATGCGTTTATGAAGACTGCTCTTGAGAAACTTCCTGACGAACCTTTTGCTTCTGTTTCGTATGATTACCCAGACGGCTTTAAGCCCGTGCTTCGTGGTGTCTGGCAGGGCGGGGAAACGTACACCATAGACACCGTATCTGGCAATCTTGCAACAGCACACACTCCTGAGGAGACGAGGAGAGAGGTTGTTCTCACTGACGTGCACTCAATTCTTTATTGGTTGAACAAAGGAGACCCTCGAGGCCCCAGGCCGGCATTCCCTGAAGAAGATTCTCAGTTCCTGTTGTGGGAAGAGCCCGTTCTTCTCTGGGCGGCGGGGTTGGGCCTCGCAAAAGAAGCCTCACCGAGCATCCCACAAAAATACGACGAGGTGCACAAACCCGAGTATGCGCCATCACTTGCTGTGTTTGGTCTCGATGAAACCACGTATCACAAGCGAAACGAGCGTGTTTCGTTTGCTGTCACTGGAAGTGGTGCACACACACTAAGCAGGGTTGATTTGTTCATAAACAACACGTATGTTGGCATGTCTGACCGAGCGCCGTTTCAGTTTTCTTTCGTTCCTGGGAATGTTTCTGGGCTGAAAAATGAAAACAAATTAACCTTGGTTGGATACGATACTGTAAAAAACAAAGGTGTGCGGGAGTTTGTCTTTCTTGTCGAGGACTAA
- a CDS encoding serine protease: protein MFRSVYTLCAAVVVAAIAACKPFPKAANEYPAGHVVHEAAKGYLSISGACGLISWMGSAFVVEVNGVSMGLGNGLTAAHNLWYMCGDIGEVMAETHTGAKFKVNAVGYEKETDIGVIYSPSYPGMKPLSLGNSDDLKLGQMLYGLCTTVWNPSVIPYGPLIAKDITDYYTDLEVTLTGLMTFDGARHPQGCSGGPVLTEDGKVVGVMSGIPTITVTNFEAGRGAVSTYEEQRGREIYFVPINTALEAMRRIVAKNGH from the coding sequence ATGTTCCGAAGTGTTTACACGCTTTGCGCCGCCGTCGTTGTTGCGGCGATTGCGGCTTGCAAACCTTTCCCAAAAGCAGCAAACGAGTACCCCGCGGGGCATGTGGTTCATGAAGCAGCAAAGGGCTATCTCTCAATCAGCGGAGCTTGCGGGCTCATTAGTTGGATGGGAAGCGCTTTCGTTGTTGAAGTGAATGGTGTTTCAATGGGTTTGGGTAACGGTTTAACCGCCGCTCATAATCTCTGGTATATGTGCGGCGACATTGGTGAAGTGATGGCGGAAACACATACGGGCGCAAAATTTAAAGTGAACGCCGTCGGCTACGAAAAGGAAACTGACATTGGTGTTATCTACTCCCCGTCCTATCCGGGCATGAAACCCCTTTCTTTGGGGAACTCAGACGACTTAAAGTTGGGCCAAATGTTGTATGGACTTTGCACCACGGTATGGAATCCTTCCGTAATTCCTTATGGACCGCTCATTGCAAAGGATATCACCGATTACTACACGGATCTCGAAGTCACTCTTACGGGTCTTATGACCTTTGACGGCGCGCGGCATCCCCAGGGGTGCTCTGGCGGCCCCGTACTTACAGAGGATGGAAAGGTTGTGGGTGTGATGAGTGGAATACCCACAATTACAGTAACTAACTTCGAGGCGGGACGCGGAGCAGTGTCCACGTACGAGGAACAACGGGGACGAGAAATCTATTTCGTTCCCATTAACACAGCTCTCGAAGCGATGCGTCGCATTGTTGCGAAAAACGGTCACTAG
- a CDS encoding YebC/PmpR family DNA-binding transcriptional regulator: MSGHNKWSQIKRKKGITDAKKSREFSKLAQVITMEARRVGGDTNASTLKNVVERARVANMPLANIERAIKRATEKDAASLEEVTYEAYGPGGTAIIVECLTDNKNRTVAEVKKILADNSAVFVERGAAKWAFVKEGNEWNPTSTVSPEDDDLEKLGALVDALEEQSDVQGVFTNAS, translated from the coding sequence ATGTCTGGTCATAATAAGTGGTCACAAATTAAAAGAAAGAAGGGCATCACAGACGCAAAAAAGAGTCGCGAGTTTTCGAAGTTGGCACAGGTAATAACCATGGAGGCAAGGAGGGTTGGTGGCGACACAAACGCATCAACGTTAAAAAATGTCGTTGAGCGCGCCCGTGTTGCAAACATGCCTCTCGCAAACATTGAGCGGGCAATCAAGCGAGCCACAGAAAAAGACGCGGCCTCTCTTGAGGAGGTCACGTATGAAGCATATGGTCCTGGTGGTACCGCTATTATTGTCGAGTGTTTGACTGATAACAAAAACCGGACGGTTGCGGAGGTAAAGAAAATCCTTGCTGACAACAGCGCCGTGTTCGTCGAGCGCGGCGCCGCCAAGTGGGCTTTTGTAAAAGAAGGTAACGAATGGAACCCAACCTCCACCGTGTCCCCCGAAGACGATGATCTTGAAAAGCTTGGGGCCTTGGTCGACGCACTTGAAGAGCAAAGTGACGTGCAGGGGGTGTTTACCAACGCCTCGTAA
- the tsaE gene encoding tRNA (adenosine(37)-N6)-threonylcarbamoyltransferase complex ATPase subunit type 1 TsaE — protein sequence MQELYAKTPDDLKAVAAILAQEVFGRVAPKEASVIGLYGDLGSGKTTFVKSIAESLGVVEPVVSPTFIIERVYAMDHPRFARFIHIDAYRLRDSDELLSLGWEEISKDPKNLIFIEWADRIEAALPYDAIKMYFEGVDERTRKIRIVNP from the coding sequence ATGCAAGAGCTCTACGCAAAAACCCCCGATGACCTGAAGGCTGTGGCCGCGATACTCGCGCAAGAAGTATTTGGGCGTGTGGCGCCCAAGGAGGCATCCGTCATAGGATTGTATGGCGATTTGGGGAGTGGCAAAACCACGTTTGTAAAAAGCATCGCAGAATCACTCGGTGTTGTGGAACCTGTGGTCTCCCCAACGTTCATCATTGAACGCGTGTATGCCATGGACCACCCGCGCTTTGCCCGCTTTATACATATTGATGCATATCGCTTACGGGACAGTGACGAATTGTTGAGTCTCGGGTGGGAGGAGATCTCAAAAGATCCGAAGAACCTCATTTTCATAGAATGGGCAGACCGGATAGAGGCCGCATTGCCGTACGATGCGATAAAGATGTATTTTGAAGGAGTAGACGAACGCACAAGAAAAATCAGAATCGTTAATCCGTAG
- the ruvC gene encoding crossover junction endodeoxyribonuclease RuvC: MRIIAIDPGFERVGVAVLEKSAGKEVLIFSDCIRTNPKDVFEERLRVIGTAFGKLVETYAPEVLAIETLLFNTNQKTAMKVAEGRGTIVFKAKEAGLHVEEYTPLQIKVAITGWGRAPKEQVTLMVKQLLRVPEKKGRLDDEYDAIAVGLTHFATEKTRSLS, encoded by the coding sequence ATGAGAATCATTGCTATAGACCCGGGCTTTGAGCGTGTTGGGGTTGCTGTGTTGGAAAAATCAGCGGGTAAAGAAGTTCTCATCTTCTCTGATTGTATTAGAACAAATCCTAAAGATGTTTTTGAAGAGCGTTTGCGCGTCATTGGAACCGCGTTTGGAAAGCTTGTCGAAACGTACGCACCTGAGGTTCTCGCGATAGAAACGCTACTGTTTAACACCAATCAAAAAACAGCGATGAAGGTTGCCGAAGGGCGCGGAACCATCGTTTTCAAAGCAAAGGAGGCTGGGCTCCACGTCGAAGAATATACCCCACTTCAAATAAAGGTTGCCATTACGGGTTGGGGGCGAGCCCCAAAAGAACAAGTGACACTCATGGTGAAGCAGCTTCTGCGCGTTCCTGAAAAGAAGGGGCGATTGGATGATGAATATGACGCAATCGCTGTGGGGCTTACCCACTTTGCCACAGAGAAAACTCGGTCACTCTCTTGA
- a CDS encoding TrmH family RNA methyltransferase, whose product MTKADNVVVILHNVRSAHNVGAIFRTADAAGVGKIYLTGYTPTPTDRFGRTQSKIAKTALGAEALSWEAVKNITRVLTRLKEEGYFIVAIEQAPRSIDYKKIHPKKKTAFVLGNEVRGLSKAILDSADVTAEIPVRGTKESLNVAVAGGVALFRILNV is encoded by the coding sequence ATGACAAAAGCCGACAACGTAGTTGTTATCCTCCACAACGTTCGGAGTGCCCACAATGTTGGCGCCATTTTTCGAACCGCTGATGCGGCGGGGGTTGGGAAGATATATCTGACGGGTTATACCCCAACACCGACCGATCGCTTTGGTAGAACACAAAGCAAGATTGCCAAAACAGCTCTCGGTGCAGAGGCGCTTTCGTGGGAAGCTGTAAAGAACATTACGCGCGTACTTACGCGTCTCAAAGAAGAAGGATACTTTATAGTCGCGATTGAGCAGGCTCCAAGGTCAATTGATTACAAAAAGATACACCCCAAGAAGAAGACGGCGTTTGTCCTTGGCAATGAAGTGCGTGGCCTCTCCAAAGCGATACTTGATTCTGCCGACGTGACCGCAGAAATACCAGTGAGGGGAACGAAAGAGTCATTGAATGTTGCTGTCGCCGGAGGGGTTGCGCTCTTTCGAATCCTCAACGTCTAG
- a CDS encoding glycine zipper 2TM domain-containing protein encodes MKSNKVLLVAVLGVSLAFGGPIGCAGGENQQAGTVLGAIAGGLAGAQFGRGTGQLVGVGIGTLLGAAIGGELGRSVDATDRRLMHQTTERALNDTPRNTTTTWRNPDTGHYGTVTPTNTTEPRSGVYCREYQQTVTVGGQTQNAFGTACRQPDGQWRVQ; translated from the coding sequence ATGAAGTCAAATAAAGTGCTTTTGGTTGCAGTGCTGGGAGTTTCCCTGGCGTTTGGTGGCCCCATCGGCTGCGCTGGTGGCGAAAATCAGCAGGCCGGCACAGTCCTGGGCGCTATCGCTGGCGGTCTCGCTGGTGCGCAATTCGGGCGTGGCACGGGCCAGCTCGTCGGAGTCGGCATCGGTACCCTCCTGGGCGCCGCCATTGGTGGCGAACTCGGCCGGTCCGTGGATGCGACAGACCGTCGTCTGATGCACCAAACGACAGAGCGTGCGCTGAACGATACCCCGCGCAACACCACGACGACGTGGCGGAACCCGGACACTGGCCACTACGGCACGGTGACGCCCACCAACACGACAGAGCCACGTTCAGGCGTCTACTGCCGCGAGTACCAGCAGACGGTCACCGTTGGTGGCCAGACGCAGAACGCCTTTGGCACCGCCTGTCGGCAGCCAGACGGTCAGTGGCGCGTGCAGTAG
- a CDS encoding type II/IV secretion system protein, which translates to MVTFDEDKQKKKVAELQTQEAEELARFIAERHDLPYIDLLTVPLSSDALRLLKEEEARTGLLAPFRLVGKQVHVAIAAPNNQDTIDRIKELENAGYSPILYVASKKSLGRVWERYAELSLSLETEEGVLEVSSEQVLSYLAEFKSLNSVAEVIAGVLAGKERYQTTRILEILIAGSLATDASDIHIEPEETQVMLRYRLDGVLQEVAAIEERVFTLLVSRIKILSGMKLNVRDDAQNGRFTIKVHDADIEVRISTVPGAYGESVVLRILNPKAIAVPFDKLGMEKRLEEIVRREIKKPNGLILNTGPTGSGKTTTLYAILRLLNDPTVKIITIEDPVEYHLPGITQTQVDSNTAYNFFEGLRSGLRQDPDVIMVGEIRDKETAETAIDAALTGHLVLSTLHTNNAAGTIPRLIDLGVNPKIIGSALTLALAQRLLRKLCEYCKKEDTPTEEERKIIAHMEPRLRTAFADIQTTRVWRGSKCDKCNNTGYKGRIGIFEAVHMDAEIEKLASENPSEREIKKLMDTQGLLDMGEDGVSKILHGVTSFEEVMRVIDLSSYAT; encoded by the coding sequence ATGGTCACGTTTGACGAAGACAAGCAAAAAAAGAAAGTAGCTGAACTGCAAACGCAGGAAGCTGAAGAACTTGCTCGATTTATAGCAGAAAGGCATGATCTTCCTTATATAGACCTTTTAACTGTTCCCCTTTCAAGTGACGCTTTGCGCCTTCTAAAGGAAGAAGAGGCGCGTACGGGGCTTCTCGCTCCGTTTCGTTTGGTTGGAAAACAGGTTCATGTTGCCATTGCGGCGCCCAACAACCAAGACACAATAGACCGAATAAAAGAGCTAGAAAATGCGGGGTATTCTCCGATCCTCTATGTTGCATCCAAAAAGAGTCTTGGGCGCGTATGGGAACGATATGCGGAGCTTTCTTTAAGCTTAGAGACGGAGGAGGGCGTTCTTGAGGTCTCCTCAGAACAAGTTCTGTCTTACTTGGCAGAATTTAAGAGCTTAAACAGTGTCGCAGAGGTTATTGCTGGCGTACTTGCGGGGAAGGAACGATATCAGACCACAAGAATCCTTGAAATTTTGATTGCTGGGTCCCTCGCCACCGACGCGTCAGACATTCATATTGAACCAGAAGAGACGCAGGTGATGCTCCGCTATCGTTTGGATGGTGTTCTTCAGGAGGTTGCTGCCATAGAGGAGCGGGTGTTCACACTCCTTGTTTCACGTATTAAAATTCTCTCCGGCATGAAGTTGAACGTGCGTGATGATGCGCAAAACGGCCGGTTCACCATCAAGGTGCATGATGCGGACATCGAAGTTCGAATCTCGACAGTGCCCGGAGCATATGGAGAGTCTGTGGTGCTTCGTATCCTAAACCCCAAGGCGATAGCGGTTCCATTTGATAAGTTGGGTATGGAAAAGAGACTTGAGGAAATTGTGAGACGGGAGATAAAAAAGCCCAATGGCTTGATCCTAAACACGGGTCCTACTGGTTCTGGAAAGACGACAACGCTTTACGCGATCCTACGTCTGTTGAACGACCCGACAGTCAAAATTATTACCATTGAGGACCCGGTTGAATATCATCTTCCCGGGATAACACAGACGCAGGTTGATAGTAATACCGCGTATAACTTTTTTGAGGGGCTCCGTTCGGGGCTCCGCCAAGACCCAGACGTCATCATGGTCGGAGAAATCCGCGACAAAGAAACTGCGGAGACTGCGATTGATGCCGCGCTCACGGGTCACTTGGTGCTTTCGACCCTTCACACAAACAACGCGGCGGGAACCATACCTCGGCTCATCGACCTTGGAGTAAATCCAAAAATCATCGGCTCTGCGCTAACGCTTGCTCTTGCCCAACGACTCCTACGAAAACTCTGTGAATACTGTAAGAAGGAAGACACACCAACGGAAGAAGAGCGAAAGATCATCGCTCATATGGAGCCGCGGTTGCGCACCGCATTCGCCGACATACAAACCACACGAGTATGGCGGGGAAGCAAGTGTGACAAATGCAACAACACCGGCTATAAAGGACGTATTGGTATTTTTGAGGCGGTGCACATGGATGCCGAAATTGAAAAACTCGCTTCAGAAAACCCGAGCGAGCGTGAGATAAAAAAGTTAATGGATACACAGGGATTGCTTGATATGGGAGAAGATGGTGTTTCAAAGATTCTTCATGGTGTCACTTCTTTTGAGGAGGTGATGCGTGTAATTGATTTGAGCTCTTACGCCACCTGA
- the ruvB gene encoding Holliday junction branch migration DNA helicase RuvB, whose translation MSSNPTEPLKKDAALDHLLRPATLGEYIGQKRIKQNLEILLKAAKERSHPPEHLLFYGPPGLGKTTLANLIARELGADIKTTSGPAIEKVGDLASIVTNLSPGDVLFIDEIHRLSKTVEEMLYPAMESGKLDIILGKGPSARIIQLELAPFTLVAATTRVALLSAPLRSRFSGGVFRLEFYTLEEMKQILRRSAQILGVSLPEDACEEIAIRSRCTPRTANYLLKRCRDFAQVAKRPLEKDAVQKALSLLEIDERGLSALDQQILAAIIEKYHGGPVGIGTIAASLSEERSTIEEVNEPYLIQLGFLERTSRGRVATDAAYKHLGLKAPENRQERLI comes from the coding sequence ATGTCAAGTAACCCAACAGAGCCTCTTAAGAAGGACGCCGCCCTAGATCACCTCTTGCGCCCCGCAACACTGGGGGAGTATATAGGACAAAAACGGATAAAGCAAAACCTTGAAATTTTGCTCAAGGCGGCCAAAGAACGCTCACATCCGCCGGAGCATCTTCTTTTTTACGGCCCACCGGGCTTGGGAAAAACAACGCTTGCAAACCTTATCGCCCGAGAACTTGGAGCAGACATTAAAACTACATCCGGGCCAGCAATAGAAAAGGTTGGTGATCTTGCTTCTATAGTTACCAACCTCTCTCCTGGGGATGTCCTTTTCATAGACGAAATCCATCGCCTTTCAAAAACAGTCGAGGAAATGCTTTACCCAGCAATGGAGTCTGGTAAGCTTGATATTATCTTGGGCAAGGGCCCTTCGGCCCGCATCATCCAGCTTGAGTTGGCGCCCTTTACGCTTGTTGCTGCCACAACACGCGTCGCCCTTCTCTCTGCGCCACTTCGTTCCCGCTTTTCGGGCGGAGTGTTTCGTTTGGAGTTTTATACCCTTGAAGAAATGAAGCAAATCCTTAGGCGCTCCGCCCAAATTCTTGGGGTTTCTTTACCTGAAGATGCCTGCGAGGAGATAGCAATACGAAGTAGGTGTACCCCAAGAACAGCAAACTATTTATTAAAACGGTGCCGAGATTTTGCTCAGGTCGCCAAACGCCCCCTTGAGAAGGATGCTGTGCAAAAAGCGCTATCACTTCTTGAAATCGACGAAAGGGGGCTCTCTGCCCTCGACCAGCAGATTCTTGCTGCTATTATCGAAAAATACCACGGTGGGCCCGTTGGTATTGGGACCATTGCTGCTTCTCTTTCTGAGGAACGCTCGACCATCGAGGAGGTTAATGAGCCCTACCTCATTCAGCTTGGGTTTCTCGAGCGAACATCGCGTGGACGTGTGGCGACAGACGCGGCATACAAGCACCTTGGCCTTAAGGCACCAGAAAACAGACAGGAGCGCTTGATTTGA
- a CDS encoding tyrosine--tRNA ligase: protein MNVLTDEKKIDEALERSVANILPSKEALKKILLTGKRLRFYIGADPTGPDLHLGHATNFILLERMRKLGHEIIVLFGDFTARIGDPTDKDAARKALTEEEIEENIKTWKKQVGKVLHLDDKENPAVIKKNSVWLSKLSPEEILKLAAHVTVQRMIERDMFERRLIAHKPIYLHEFFYPLLQGYDSVAMDVDVEVGGTDQTFNMLVGRDLQKTYNNKEKFVITTPLLEDPRTGKKLMSKSEGGYVALNDAPQDMYGKVMALPDEVVVSVLEHSTLASISNVRKMEKDFSHPENRRDLKMLLAREVVKTYHGEKDAIEAEAFFVATFQKKDTPREAPQTTASSGELLVDVLLREGTVASKTEFRRLVKEGAVTDLDQAHLIEDEKHVITKPTTFKIGKRRFLRVLL, encoded by the coding sequence ATGAACGTTCTGACCGATGAGAAAAAAATTGACGAGGCACTCGAAAGAAGCGTCGCGAACATTCTTCCCTCCAAAGAAGCGTTAAAAAAAATACTCCTTACGGGCAAGCGCCTCCGCTTTTATATCGGAGCAGATCCGACGGGCCCCGACCTTCACCTTGGTCACGCAACCAACTTCATTCTCCTCGAGAGAATGAGAAAGCTTGGACACGAGATAATCGTCCTTTTTGGCGATTTTACGGCACGAATCGGGGATCCCACCGACAAGGACGCAGCACGAAAAGCCCTTACAGAAGAAGAAATTGAAGAGAACATCAAGACATGGAAAAAACAAGTGGGAAAAGTTTTGCATCTAGACGACAAAGAAAACCCAGCTGTCATCAAAAAGAATAGTGTGTGGCTCTCTAAACTTTCTCCCGAAGAGATTCTTAAACTTGCTGCACACGTAACTGTGCAACGCATGATTGAGCGTGACATGTTTGAGCGTCGCCTTATTGCGCACAAACCGATCTACCTTCATGAATTTTTCTACCCACTTCTTCAGGGATACGACAGTGTCGCAATGGATGTCGACGTAGAGGTTGGGGGCACCGACCAGACGTTTAATATGCTTGTTGGTCGTGATTTACAAAAAACCTATAACAATAAAGAAAAATTTGTCATCACAACCCCACTACTCGAAGATCCGCGGACAGGAAAGAAACTCATGAGCAAAAGTGAGGGTGGGTATGTTGCACTGAACGACGCTCCGCAAGACATGTACGGTAAAGTAATGGCGCTACCCGACGAAGTAGTAGTCTCTGTTCTCGAACACTCCACACTTGCTTCGATTTCTAATGTTAGAAAAATGGAAAAAGATTTTTCACACCCCGAGAATCGGCGAGATCTAAAAATGTTGCTTGCGCGTGAGGTTGTGAAAACATACCACGGAGAAAAAGATGCCATTGAGGCAGAGGCGTTTTTTGTTGCGACATTTCAAAAAAAAGACACACCAAGAGAGGCGCCGCAAACGACCGCTTCGTCAGGAGAATTGCTCGTCGATGTTTTGTTGCGAGAAGGAACTGTAGCATCAAAGACGGAATTCAGACGTTTGGTCAAAGAGGGAGCAGTAACAGATCTCGACCAAGCACACCTGATCGAAGACGAAAAACACGTCATTACAAAACCGACAACGTTCAAAATCGGAAAGCGGCGGTTCCTACGCGTTCTTCTTTGA